The DNA sequence ctccacttggacacgtaccaacacACAACAGCCTGCCTGCACTCACAACgtctccacttggacacgtaccaacacACAACAGCCTGCCTGCTTTTTGTGCAAGGTGGTATATGTTGGCTAGTTTTCTCTCTCAGTAGCTGACATCCATGTCAATGTGCCCAGTGTCCTGAAAGCAGCTACGCTGTTGATTGTTTGGTGTGCGACTTGGTGTTGATGTTGACAAACATGGACATAGCTGTGTTGGTTTGTAAGATTGTTTGCACAGGGAGGAAGGTAGTTTTTGAGACATGCTttgcaaagacagacagacacacagacagacagacacacacagacagacagacacacagacagacagacagacacacacacacacacacacagacagacagacagacatacacacagacagacacacacgcgcgcacgcacgcacgcacgcacgcatgcacgcacgcacgcacacacacacacacacacacacacacacatacgcacgcacacacacaaggagaCAAACCTTGCTCTCCGCTCTCGTTAAAAAATTCAGTCattatttgactgaatgcacacacaaaaacaagtcgcgtaaggcaaaattactacatttagtcaagctgtcgaacaaaatgaaactgaacgcactgtattttttcaccaagacagtacagcttcgtcaatcctcGCGAgcaggaaatcgctcacctcccacgtgcaaacgcagtgaaattaacacgccagaatagcgcggtagcgtattgtgcccagcaggaaagcgcgcttttctgtattcttgttgactttctgagcttgttttcaatacaacctatcatatctatatgtttttgaaatcaggaaatgataaagaataagagaaatgagagcgtgacagtgccgcctcaactttcacgaaaagccggatatgacatcatcaaagacatttatcaaaaaaatgaaaaacatgtctggAGATACTATACTCagaatctctcatgtcaagtttcatgaagatcggtccagtagttttctctgaatcgctctacacacacacacacacacacatacaccacgaccctcgtctcgattccccccctctacgttaaaacatttagtcaaaacttgactaaatgtaataaaaaggcCTTCAGATGGCATTCAAAGTTATACAATCAAATTCTGCGTTACAAAAATGGTACCACGCAGGAGGATTGCCTTCTCTCGCGGCAAAACAAAGTTTTGTAGAATAGGCAAAGAAAGAGCAGTCTTTGGAGAGTTGGGTTGGATTACTTCTCCTGAGTTGCTTCCCCTATTTGTGTAGGTGATAGTGTACGTTACCAGGCTGCAGCCTCATGGAGGCAATATTTATCCTGCACAACTTTGTGTCTCCTTCATTGGAGAGAGGCGGCACTCTAACGCTCATTCACGCACTAtgatttaattaatttttgtgAAAATCGTGCCGTGTGCGTTTGAGGTACGATGGATTCTACAGATTCGTCAGAAAATCCCCCCAACGGTTTGATTTAACCGTGACATGAAATGTATGTGCCATGCCCAATTCACGTAATGTATGTGCCATGCCCAATTCACGTAATGTATGTGCCATGCCCAATTCACGTAATTGCAGAATACGCAGAATCAGCAatatttttgcccatttcgcataatcggcaaaacgctgcacATTTCGCGAAATCGATAGCGTTTTGACGAAAATGCGTTGAGGCTTCTTAAAATTGCCAATATCTCGAAATCGGTAGCTAATTAATTTAGGGTTACAAGTTTTCAAATGCCTTGGGTATTAGACAGCTGGATGCTAGAATGGATATAGATATCACAATAATCGACAAGATATGGCAAGTTTTGGACCGCCACCACCGCCACCGCCTCCCACACCCCAACTCTTCTCACTCCAGTGGATGCTGCCAGGTCACCACCGCCTCCCACACCCCAACTCTTCTCACTCCAGTGGATGCTGCCAGGTCACCACCGCCTCCCAAACCCCAACTCTTCTCACTCCAGTGGATGCTGCCAGGTCACCACCGCCTCCCACACCCCAACTCTTCTCACCCCAGTGGATGCTGCCAGGTCACCACCGCCTCCCACACCCAACTCTTCTCACCCCAGTGGATGCTGCCAGGTCACCACCGCCTCCCACACCCCAACTCTTCTCACTCCAGTGGATGCTGCCAGGTCACCACCGCCTCCCACACCCCAACTCTTCTCACCCCAGTGGATGCTGCCATGTCACCACCGCCTCCCACACCCCAACTCTTCTCACTCCAGTGGATGCTGCCAGGTCACCACCGCCTCCCACACCCAACTCTTCTCACTCCAGTGGATGCTGCCAGGTCACCACCGCCTCCCACACCCCAACTCTTCTCACCCCAGTGGATGCTGCCAGGTCACCACCGCCTCCCACACCCCAACTCTTCTCACCCCAGTGGATGCTGCCATGTCACCACCGCCTCCCACACCCCAACTCTTCTCACCCCAGTGGATGCTGCCAGGTCACCACCGCCTCCCACACCCCAACTCTTCTCACCCCAGTGGATGCTGCCATGTCACCACCGCCTCCCACACCCCAACTCTTCTCACCCCAGTGGATGCTGCCAGGTCACCACCGCCTCCCAAACCCCAACTCTTCTCACTCCAGTGGATGCTGCCAGGTCACCACCGCCTCCCACACCCCAACTCTTCTCACCCCAGTGGATGCTGCCATGTCACCACCGCCTCCCACACCCCAACTCTTCTCACTCCAGTGGATGCTGCCAGGTCACCACCGCCTCCCACACCCAACTCTTCTCACTCCAGTGGATGCTGCCAGGTCACCACCGCCTCCCACACCCCAACTCTTCTCACCCCAGTGGATGCTGCCAGGTCACCACCGCCTCCCACACCCCAACTCTTCTCACCCCAGTGGATGCTGCCATGTCACCACCGCCTCCCACACCCCAACTCTTCTCACCCCAGTGGATGCTGCCAGGTCACCACCGCCTCCCACACCCCAACTCTTCTCACCCCAGTGGATGCTGCCATGTCACCACCGCCTCCCACACCCCAACTCTTCTCACCCCAGTGGATGCTGCCAGGTCACCACCGCCTCCCACACCCCAACTCTTCTCACTCCAGTGGATGCTGCCAGGTCACCACCGCCTCCCACATCCCAACTCTTCTCACCCCAGTGGATGCTGCCATGTCACCACCGCCTCCCACACCCCAACTCTTCTCACTCCAGTGGATGCTGCCATGTCACCACCGCCTCCCACACCCAACTCTTCTCACTCCAGTGGATGCTGCCAGGTCACCACCGCCTCCCAAACCCCAACTCTTCTCACTCCAGTGGATGCTGCCATGTCACCACCGCCTCCCACACCCAACTCTTCTCACTCCAGTGGATGCTGCCAGGTCACCACCGCCTCCCACACCCCAACTCTTCTCACCCCAGTGGATGCTGCCAGGTCACCACCGCCTCCCAAACCCCAACTCTTCTCACCCCAGTGGATGCTGCCAGGTCACCACCGCCTCCCACACCCCAATGATCTCACTGACAGGTGCCTGCTTGATCTCACTGACAGGTGCCTGCTTGATCTCACTGACAGGTGCCTGCTTGATCTCACTGACAGGTGCCTGCTTGATCTCACTGACAGGTACCTGCTTGATGTCACTGACAGGTGCCTGCTTGATATCACTGACAGGTGCCTGCTTGATCTCACGGACAGGTGCCTGCTTGATCTCACTGCACTGACATGTGCCTGCTTGATGTCGCtgacgggcggggatgtagctcagtcggtagcgcgctggatttgtatccagttggccgctgtcagcgtgagttcgtccccaggttcggcgagagatttatttctcagagtcaactttgtgtgcagactctcctcggtgtccgaacacccccgtgtgtacacgcaagcacaagaccaagtgcgcacgaaaaagatcctgtaatccatgtcagagttcggtgggttacagaaacacgaaaatacccagcatgcttcctccgaaaacggcgtatggctgcctaaatggcggggtaaaaaacggtcatacacgtaaaattccactcgtgcaaaaaacacgagtgtacgtgggagtttcagcccacgaacgcagaagaagaagaagaagttgtcaCTGACAGGTGCCTGCCTGATCTCACTGACAGGTGCCTGCTTGATGTCACCGATAGCAGCGAGTGGAGTAGGAAGGCTAGGATTTGGCGAGTAGAGCGAATAAAGCGAGTGGAGGGAGGAAGGGTAGGATTTGGCGAGTAGAGCGAGTAAAGCGAGTGGAGGGAGGAAGGCTAGGATTTGGCGAGTAGAGCGAGTAAAGCGAGTGGAGGGAGGAAGGCTAGGATTTGGCGAGTAGAGCGAGTAAAGCGAGTGCAGGGAGGAAGGCTAGGATTTGGCGAGTAGAACAAGTAAAGCGAGTGGAGGGAGGAAGGCTAGGATTTGGCGAGTAGAGCGAGTGGAGGGAGGAAGGCTAGGATTTGGCGAGTAGAGCGAGTAAAGCGAGTGGAGGGAGGAAGGCTAGGATTTGGCGAGTAGAGCGAGTAAAGCGAGTGGAGGGAGGAAGGCTAGGATTTGGCGAGTAGAGCGAGTAAAGCGAGTGGAGGGAGGAAGGCTAGGATTTGGCGAGTAGAGTGAGTAAAGCGAGTGGAGGGAGGAAGGCTAGGATTTGGCGAGTA is a window from the Littorina saxatilis isolate snail1 linkage group LG10, US_GU_Lsax_2.0, whole genome shotgun sequence genome containing:
- the LOC138979112 gene encoding uncharacterized protein, whose amino-acid sequence is MDIDITIIDKIWQVLDRHHRHRLPHPNSSHSSGCCQVTTASHTPTLLTPVDAARSPPPPKPQLFSLQWMLPGHHRLPHPNSSHPSGCCQVTTASHTQLFSPQWMLPGHHRLPHPNSSHSSGCCQVTTASHTPTLLTPVDAAMSPPPPTPQLFSLQWMLPGHHRLPHPTLLTPVDAARSPPPPTPQLFSPQWMLPGHHRLPHPNSSHPSGCCHVTTASHTPTLLTPVDAARSPPPPTPQLFSPQWMLPCHHRLPHPNSSHPSGCCQVTTASQTPTLLTPVDAARSPPPPTPQLFSPQWMLPCHHRLPHPNSSHSSGCCQVTTASHTQLFSLQWMLPGHHRLPHPNSSHPSGCCQVTTASHTPTLLTPVDAAMSPPPPTPQLFSPQWMLPGHHRLPHPNSSHPSGCCHVTTASHTPTLLTPVDAARSPPPPTPQLFSLQWMLPGHHRLPHPNSSHPSGCCHVTTASHTPTLLTPVDAAMSPPPPTPNSSHSSGCCQVTTASQTPTLLTPVDAAMSPPPPTPNSSHSSGCCQVTTASHTPTLLTPVDAARSPPPPKPQLFSPQWMLPGHHRLPHPNDLTDRCLLDLTDRCLLDLTDRCLLDLTDRCLLDLTDRYLLDVTDRCLLDITDRCLLDLTDRCLLDLTALTCACLMSLTGGDVAQSVARWICIQLAAVSWKLAPEP